In Panicum virgatum strain AP13 chromosome 5K, P.virgatum_v5, whole genome shotgun sequence, the genomic window TAGTAGTTACCAGCACTGAATAGATACGAGACCCTAAAATGGTGGTATACTGCAGAGCTGCATGGAATTAGGCCCCCACTAGGCCACTAGTTAGTTGTAAAATCAACAGGAGATTCATAAATACAGGCAGAGTGAACGACATTTGAAAGACAGAAAAATGACAAATGCTTCATGATGAAAATCTGAAGCAACAAGGAGCATAATAAGTTAGAAGCCTTAACCCACAGGTTTGGAAGGCTGATTAAACAGACTGCCGCAAAGAAAGTACAACTAgcactctttcttccagcatctgAATTTATGCTAAACCAACATAGCTTGCATCACCGCAATGGTGCTCACATCACAATAAAAGAAACCAGAATAACCATAGGATCACAAGGGTAGTAATACCAAATTATCAAGTACATCAACCATCAACATAGTCTCAGTTCTGCGAAACTTCAGCACTATGCTTCTCATGCTACATGTGCTACTAGGAACCTGCACTGTCTTCAGAAAAATACATGCCAACAGTCTGAAACAGTTACTCGGAACAGAACACTATACTTGTAGACAATTCTAGCTTGGACCATGAGACATACAGTCGTGCTGGGTTCAGCAGCAGCAATAAAAAGGGTCAGCAACATCCAAATCAGATGCTACTTGGCTGCTCCAACGACTACCACCACGATGGATAGGGCTCTCGGAGATCACCAGTCTACAGTTTCCAGCCCTTTTCACAGATAATAGATCCTTAATCAGTTTGGCAGCCGCATTGTCCCCTGAAGAGAGACTACCTTCGACAAATAAAATGACCATCTCCTGCAGCACCCACGCATTCTCCAGGATGAACTTCAGGAAGGCAAGCTCACTACGCTCCCCACGGTACTCATGGAAAACCATCTCCCTGATGTGTGACTGCACGCATTCGATGCTACTGTTCTCTTTCCAGAATTTGTGATTGAGCTTACCAGCTGGTTGATCAGTTTCCTCAGACTGCAAACCAAATCAATTGATGGTTCAGCTACTTAGTAATGGATCTTGGATCATACAGCTCAGCAGCAACCAAATGAAGGTGATACAATTGCACGCCAATATAACCAAGTAGTGGTTCAATTCACCTTGATATGCAGTGTCTCTATGTTGGGAAAGCATCTGAGGAAGCAGGGAATCATCTTGGCTTCATTGCGAACTCCAAAATGCACCTCCAAGGCCAATGTCTTGACACTTGGGACGATGGTTCCTGGGCTTGCCCTTGTCTCAGCCTGCAATAATTCATACAATTTTGCAATGAACTCCACACAATCTTTGATGCATCGATGAAACTAAACTAGTAATCATCGCTGAAAGGAAGGGAAAAATGAGGGAACAGTACCTTAATGATGGTGTTGCCAACCTCAAGAACATGTACTCCAGGCATCAAGTATCCCACAGATCGCAGCTTGGGTGCATGGCCGAACTTGATCCTGGTGCGAACTTTGTCAACGCTTACCGTGTCCCACAGGAGGAGCCGCTCCAGACGCGGAGCGTCCACCACGGAGACGTCATGGACAATGGACACGCACAGCTGCACACACCGCAGGCTGCGGCTGATGATGCGGAGGTTCACATCCTTCTGGCTCAAGTAGACCACAAGGGTCTGGAGGATGGGGCTCCTGGCGAGGAGGAAGTTGAGGTCCCTGCCCTCCATGGCGATGCAGCAGAGGCCGAGCTCAAGCAGGTGGGGGAACGCCGTGCCGCGCGGGAGAGCCGAGGTGTCAGGGAACCTCCAAGCCCCGAGGTAGAGACGCTTGACGGGGGCGAGGCTGAAGATcgtggcggggaggggaaagtcGAGCGGCCAGGGGCGGTTAACGAAGACGAACTCCTCGACGCCCTTGACGGCGAGGAGGTGGAGCCAGAGCGCGAGCTCGGCTCGGTGCGAGCCCATGGAGCTGCGGGTGAGGTTGACGCAGCGGAAGGGGCCCCGGTGGGCCTCCAGGACGCGGTACACCGCGGCGGtgacggagccggagccggagcctgaGCCTGCGCGCAGCGGtgcgtcctcgccgccggccggttgGAGGAGGTGGGCGTCGACGAGTACGAGCGGCGCGGAGCGCCAGAGCGGGCGCCAGCGCGAGGAGAGCACGGAGGTGCGGGCGGCGTCCTTGGCGGGGAGGCGCGAGACGACGTTGCGGAGGATCGCGTCGGGGAGAGCGCTGAGGCGGTcctcggagccgccgccggggggCGAGGAGTGGACggagaaggaggcggcggcggagacgggCGGGCAGGGGAGAAAGCTGTGCAGGAGGCCGTAAATGTAGTCCATGCCGGGGTTCAACATCTCCGCGCTCGCGCCGTCACTCGCCATCGCGTGCAGCATCGCCTCCATTGtgatccgcggcggcgggggctgcCGCTCCATGGCGTCCAATTGCTCCGTTGGGGACGGCTGGACGGGACGACCGGGCGAGGCTTTTGGTTTGGGGAATGGGGATTGGGGAGTTGGGGAGTAGCGAGCAGCGAGCCCGCTGTTgcttggggtggcggcggcggcgtgtgggGGCTGGGAGGTTGGGGACTAGTGGGGAGTGGCCGAGTGGGGATCACCGGATCAGCCAAGACAGCCAACCGCCTAGGGTTTCGACTTGGGAACATAGGTATAGCTCAAAAACAGTGAAAATTGTTTCTCGTTATGAATGTAAAAGAAGGTAAAAAAGATATCCAACATTCTATCtcaccccccaccccccccaaAAAATCCATCTCAAAATTGAGAGATTGGGACTGGCCTACACCCCTTGCAAATTTTTCTTAATATGTGCAGCTCTTCTGCGTATTCGAGAGACGAAAAAACTATTCAGCGCGTATATTATATTATAATATTTTTCTCAAACTAGATTGTATTTGAACTTATTGGATAgttagcatctccaagagtttctaatatttttttctccaaaACTTATTTGCCAACTCTCCAAATAGGTACAGGGAGACAAAAGGAGTCTATCTCcaatagtttcatatttttattcCAAAAAATGAGAAGTTGTGACCACACAAGGATAATTCCACGAGAAACTTCCATGACTGGCGGACATGGTTGGCAGACATGAGCTTCTTGCAGGTTAGATTGCCAGTAATTTAGGACACGAGAGGTCTTGGAATttggaggaaaagaaagaggacgACGAGAGAATTTCGTTTTACCTCTTACTTGCACCGGTGATGCACCGTGGTGAACGGAATCGGTGCGGGAA contains:
- the LOC120710659 gene encoding F-box/FBD/LRR-repeat protein At5g22660-like; its protein translation is MERQPPPPRITMEAMLHAMASDGASAEMLNPGMDYIYGLLHSFLPCPPVSAAASFSVHSSPPGGGSEDRLSALPDAILRNVVSRLPAKDAARTSVLSSRWRPLWRSAPLVLVDAHLLQPAGGEDAPLRAGSGSGSGSVTAAVYRVLEAHRGPFRCVNLTRSSMGSHRAELALWLHLLAVKGVEEFVFVNRPWPLDFPLPATIFSLAPVKRLYLGAWRFPDTSALPRGTAFPHLLELGLCCIAMEGRDLNFLLARSPILQTLVVYLSQKDVNLRIISRSLRCVQLCVSIVHDVSVVDAPRLERLLLWDTVSVDKVRTRIKFGHAPKLRSVGYLMPGVHVLEVGNTIIKAETRASPGTIVPSVKTLALEVHFGVRNEAKMIPCFLRCFPNIETLHIKSEETDQPAGKLNHKFWKENSSIECVQSHIREMVFHEYRGERSELAFLKFILENAWVLQEMVILFVEGSLSSGDNAAAKLIKDLLSVKRAGNCRLVISESPIHRGGSRWSSQVASDLDVADPFYCCC